The genomic segment AAAAAATGTCTATGTAAAAGATGCGTTTGATACTTCAATTAGCTCTGATTTTAAAGGTAATTTTGATTTAGAAAAATTAGAAAGTACTATTATTGATGCAGGAGCTAAAAACGTACCTTACATTGTCAGTACTATTACGTCGAACTCTGCTGGTGGTCAGCCGGTCTCTATTGCCAACTTAAAAGCCGTTTACGAGATAGCACAAAAATACGATATTCCAGTAATTATGGATTCTGCTCGTTATGCTGAAAATGCCTTTTTTATTCAGCAGCGTGAACCTGGATACCAAGATTGGACAATTGAACAGATCACCAAAGAAACCTATAAATATGCCGATGGTCTAGCCATGTCAGCTAAGAAAGATGCCATGGTACAAATGGGCGGCCTACTCTGCTTTAAAGATAATTCCTTAATGGATATTTACACCGAGTGCCGAACTTTATGTGTAATACAAGAAGGTTTTCCTACTTATGGTGGATTAGAAGGCGGAGCAATGGAACGCCTCGCTGTTGGTTTGTATGACGGAATGCGTCAAGAGTGGCTCGCCTATCGTATTGGCCAGGTTCAATATCTAGTTAATGGTTTAGAGGATCTAGGGATCGTATGCCAACAAGCGGGTGGCCATGCTGCATTTGTTGACGCAGGTAAACTATTACCCCACGTTCCTAGCGAGCAATTTCCTGCTCATGCATTAGCTTGTGAGCTATATAAAGTTGCAGGTATTCGTGCTGTAGAAATTGGTTCATTACTACTAGGAAGAGATCCTGCAACTGGCAAGCAGCACCCGTGCCCAGCTGAGTTACTACGATTAACCATTCCTCGTGCAACTTACACACAAACTCATATGGACTTTATTATTGAGGCGTTTGAGAAAGTGAAAGAAAATGCGAAGAATGTAAAAGGCCTTAGCTTTACCTATGAGCCGCCAGTTTTACGTCACTTCACCGCTCGTCTTGAAGAAGTAAAGCTGCCTAGTAAGGCCGTAGCATGCGAAGATCCTATATTAACTGAAGCATAACAAAAAGAGCGCATATCCATAAGGAGTGCGCTCTTCTTCCTTAAAAATACCCCACTAATAGCCAATTATTAGCGAGGTAATTCCGTTAATTCAGCGCTTTCGCTATTACCATATCACGGTGAATTCGGGCTTTTTCAGCCTCTTTTGTCGCCTTTTTTAGCTCTTTTTCAAGCTTGCTTAGATAAGTAGTTAATTCCTCTTTCGTCGAAAACACCTTACCTTTTACGTTAATCGACTCAACGTTGGTATAACGCCCATCCTCACTGGTTGGAACACTAATTTTCCCACTATTCACTAAGTCTTTTATTATTTCACGTTCTTTTTCATAACCATCAAGACCGCTTAGTGTCCAACGACTCATTGGTTTTCCTTCGTATTTACCATTTTTTACTTCATTTAAGTATCGAATGGTTAAGTTACGAATCGTCCCTTCATCTTCACCAAATTCTTCTTCGGTATCAAATAACACAGGGAAAACTTGTCCTTCAAGTACGCCACCGGTTTTGGTTAAATGTCCCATGCGGTAGCTATTCATCCCAATGCGAATTGGAGTCGTGTTTGTTATTGCTTTGCCATCAGAAAATTTAAGATCGGCAATACGCTCTCCCGCAGGCTTGGTTAAATCAATGGTATAAGTTACCCCGGCAAAGAAGTCATTGGTTGAATATTTTGATGAGCGACGATCAAGATTGAAACTGTAAGTCACATCCCCTTCTTTTACACTATTGAAATAACCTGCCGACCATTCCATGTAAGTTTTAAGCTCTTTGCCCGTCATATCATAAACAGTAATTTCACCGCCTGCGTATTGGTAGTTATAAGCAATATCTTTAGCTTTAATTTTACCTACATCGAGTTCTGCCATGTCGTTATCAATTTGCAAAGCAATCACATTTGCTAATGGTGCATAATGCATGCTCGCTTCTTGGAAAAGAGCACTGATCCCCGTATCTTGAATATGTACTTGCGGTATACCTTTAATTTCATTCTCTGGGACTAAATCAACACCAAGTAATTCTGCCACCACACGGTTTGCATTCTCACGTAAACGCTTATGATAAGGTGCATATAGCTCTTCCATCTTCTCGTCTGACTCAATACCTTTTATCTTGTAAGTGAAGCTGTCTTTATTAACAAGAGTAAACTGTCCATTTTTCTCTTCAAATTGTAAATCGATACGAGAAAGCGCACGTCCATATTTATCTGGTTCGGTGATAATCACACCATTTACTGTCGCTTTATCAATACGAGTATGCATGTGGCCTGCAACAATCGCGTCAATTTCAGGGTTATCATTCGCGATGTCAGTCACCCCTGTGGCTTCAATGTTATTTTCATTATCAAGCCCCATATGAGCGACTAATACAATCGCATCCACTTTATCGTCTATCTGTTTGATGACTTTTTTCACTTCTAAGGATGGATTAGTAAACGTCATTCCCTCTAAGCGATTTGTACCTTCAGCAAATACTTGAGTCATTGGTGTATCCATGCCAATCATGCCGATTTTAATGCCATTTTTTTCAATTATTTTATAGGCTGGTAAAAATGGGTTGCCGTCTTTTCGTTTGATATTTCCTGCTAATGATGTGCCTTTAAATTGAGTTAATGAGCGATTAAGTACATCTAATCCAAAATCAAATTCATGGTTTCCTAAAACCCAAATATCATACTTCATTTCATTAAAACCAAGCATCATTGGATCAGTTGGTTCATCTTTAAAGGTTTCAACAAAGTTACCTTGAATGGTATCTCCAGCATCAACCAAGATGACATTTTCTTGTTGGTCTCGAATGGTTTTTACTTTTGTCGCTATCTGACTCAAGCTGCCTTTCATATTGAGCTTATCGCTCGCATAATCCCAAGGCATGAAATGTCCATGAATGTCAGATGTACCAAGAATAGTAACATCAACGATATCGCCATCTGCCGCAATAGCATAACCACTTAATGAAAGTAAAATTGCAGACGCCAGTATGTGTTTTTTCATAATTATCATTATCTTATTTGTAGGGTGGTAAAGAAGCATAAAGGCATCTCCTACTTTATAAATAATGCATGATCACATTTTTATGTAACAATGACTTTATATTACAAGATTTATGATGAATGGCACATCATCAACAAAAAAACCGCCAAATTAAAAATCTGACGGCTTTATGGTATTAAGCATTTTTCTATTTAGCTTATTTTTCTAATTCTCAATCAGCCACACTTCTTCAGCAAAGCGTGATAATCCTTTTTTAATTTTAGGATGGTTCGCGTCTGCTTCATCACGCTGCAATCGAGTCACTGTCATACCAGAAAATAGCGAACGAACTTCGTCTTCAGGAACAGAGAATGGAGGCCCTGCCATTTCAGTTTGGTCATAATCTAATGTAACCAATAAAATGCGCCCACCTTCTTTTAAACGAGAGCGTAATACTTGTACGTACTCTGCTCGCATTTCTTTAGGTAGCGCGACTAATGCTGCACGATCATAAATCAAATCAGTGGCTTCAATTGGTGCGGTAAAATAATCACCAGAATAAATGGTTAACTCATCAAACTCATATAGTTCAAGAGTGCTAGTTAATGCCGTAACAGTTGGTGTATATAAGCGCTCAGCAAAGAAGGCTCTAACTGCAATTTTACTTAGCTCAACACCCGTTACTGAGTTATGTTTTTCAGCAAGCCAATCAAGATCCATCGACTTACCACATAAAGGAACAAATACCGTATCATTACGTTGCGGCTTTAAGGCTGACCAATATTGAGTCAAGATTGGGTTTGTATCAGGCAGATGAAAACCAATTACATTACTTGCCCACTTACTTTCCCAGAATTCATGTTCCATTTACTTTTCCTTCCACTCACTTTTTATTATTTAGAAATGGTACCTCATCCCCCTATTCTGTTCTACAAATAATCAATTAATCCCCTTATTGCTTTAACCATAACCAAAAAATCAATATATATTCCATTTGGTTATATATGATAACTTTTATCACTTATCTTACCGACAGGCTTACCGTTATTATGCCTTTAAATACAAAGAGCTTGTTTCAAATCGACACATAACGAGCGCACTAAATAAACAGGAAAAGCAGTATGTCATTAGCCGTTATCATCAATTTGATCGTCTTTATCGGTCTTATCTTCTTTCTTAATACCCAACAGCGCAAAGAATATACGCTGTCTCGCCTTGTTCTTATCGGCTTAATTGCTGGTAGTCTTTATGGTTTAGGTCTTCATGTCATTCATGGCGAAGGCAGTACTGTAATCAAGACGACACTTGATTGGATCAATATTGTGGGTAGCGGTTATGTTGGATTACTAAAAATGGTTATCATGCCATTAGTATTAGTTTCTATGTTTTCTGCGGTTGTTAAGCTCGATAAATCAGGTTCACTAGGTAAAATCAGTGGCGTAACTATCAGTGTTTTATTAATAACGACAATGATCTCTGCTCTTATTGGTATCGGTGTAACGCAGATGTTTGGGCTGTCTGCTGAAGGATTAACAGAAGGTGCTCGTGAAACCGCTCGTGTTGCCGTACTAGAATCTCGCATTGACCGTGTTAGTAATTTAACTATTCCTCAAATGTTAGTTAGCTTTATTCCTACTAACCCATTTGCTGATTTAACCGGGGCTCGCTCAACATCAATTATTGCAGTGGTTATTTTTGCTATCCTTGCTGGTATTGCGGCGCGTAAAGTAAGCCAAGAGAAAGAAGAGCTAGCAGGCCCGATTAATACCTTTGTTGAGGTTGCACAATCAATTGTAATGCGTTTGGTTAAGATGATCATGGCTTTAACCCCTTACGGTATCTTAGCGCTATTAACTAAAGTTGTTGCTACATCCAATGCTGCCGATATTTTAAATCTCCTTGGTTTTATTGTTGCTTCTTATGTCGCAATTCTTCTGATGTTTGTAGTTCACGGTTTATTGGTTTCATTTGTTGGTGTAAACCCTGTTGATTACTTCAAGAAAATTTGGCCTGTATTGACGTTTGCATTCAGCTCTCGTAGTTCTGCTGCAACAATCCCACTAAACGTTGAAGCTCAAATTACCAAGCTACGTGTTCCACCCGCAATTGCGAATTTATCAGCAACATTTGGGGCAACCATTGGTCAAAATGGGTGTGCCGGTATCTACCCTGCGATGCTAGCAGTAATGGTTGCTCCAACAATGGGAATTCTAATTGATGCTCACTTTATTCTTTCACTGGTTGCTATTATTACCGTAAGCTCGTTTGGTATTGCCGGTGTCGGTGGCGGTGCAACATTCGCAGCTTTGATAGTACTTCCTGCAATGGGTTTACCTGTAACGATTGCAGCTCTACTTATCTCTATCGAACCCCTTATTGATATGGCTCGAACTGCACTAAACGTAAGTGGCGCAATGACAGCAGGTACAATAACAAGCCGAGTGCTTGGTGAACAAAGTACCGATGAGCAAGTCGAAAAGGCACAAGCATAACTTTTTATCTAGTTAACTGCTTATAAAACAAAGAGGAAGTCATTTGGCTTCCTTTTTTTGATTCATAAAACTGACATATCTCTGTAACCCTACCGTCATTCACCCTATTTATTATTTAACACATAATTTCTTGTTCCATTTGTGTAGGTTATAAATGAAACCTTTTCAAAAATCATCAATTTCATTAGTCCATGTATTTACTATTTTATTAACCAGTATTGTCCTTTGCTTTATCTGTCTATCACTACTAAGTAGCCGTGGAATTGACCGTGTTGGACAGCAGTTTACTCAACTGAGTCAAACTATGCTTCCTTCTGCATTATCCAATGCTAAATTGACAAAAAACATTTTGCAGCAAGTCACATTCATGAACGATGGCTTACACGCTAAAAATATAAATGATCTTAGCCAAATTCAAAATACTATCGAGCAATATCAACAACAAGCAAAAATTGAAATCCGTGAATTAAAACAGAAAGCCTCTACGCCAGAAACCCAACTAATCGCAAATCAATACCGCCAAATTGAGCAATCTATACAGAAATTAAACGCCTATTCTTCACGTATCTTATCGATACAAAAAAAGACCCTTTCCCTCTCAGAATCAATCACAGAAAAACTGCCTTCTCTTCGCTATGGTTTAAGCTCAATAGGCTCAGAAATGAACCGTATTAGTGCTTTTTTAATCACTAATAGCTCTGAGGCTGACGATGCTTCTAGCCGGTTTGTATCCAGTTCGATGGCACTAGAAACTACCTTCTTAAGTTTAATCGCAGAAGATGAGT from the Aliivibrio wodanis genome contains:
- the tnaA gene encoding tryptophanase, with the protein product MENFKHLPEPFRIRVVEPVKRTTREYRKEAIIKAGMNPFLLDSEDVFIDLLTDSGTGSITQNMQAAMLRGDEAYSGSRSYYALSNAVKDIFGYELTIPTHQGRGAEQIYIPVLIKKREIEKGLERSKMVALSNYFFDTTQGHTQINCCVAKNVYVKDAFDTSISSDFKGNFDLEKLESTIIDAGAKNVPYIVSTITSNSAGGQPVSIANLKAVYEIAQKYDIPVIMDSARYAENAFFIQQREPGYQDWTIEQITKETYKYADGLAMSAKKDAMVQMGGLLCFKDNSLMDIYTECRTLCVIQEGFPTYGGLEGGAMERLAVGLYDGMRQEWLAYRIGQVQYLVNGLEDLGIVCQQAGGHAAFVDAGKLLPHVPSEQFPAHALACELYKVAGIRAVEIGSLLLGRDPATGKQHPCPAELLRLTIPRATYTQTHMDFIIEAFEKVKENAKNVKGLSFTYEPPVLRHFTARLEEVKLPSKAVACEDPILTEA
- a CDS encoding 2',3'-cyclic-nucleotide 2'-phosphodiesterase codes for the protein MKKHILASAILLSLSGYAIAADGDIVDVTILGTSDIHGHFMPWDYASDKLNMKGSLSQIATKVKTIRDQQENVILVDAGDTIQGNFVETFKDEPTDPMMLGFNEMKYDIWVLGNHEFDFGLDVLNRSLTQFKGTSLAGNIKRKDGNPFLPAYKIIEKNGIKIGMIGMDTPMTQVFAEGTNRLEGMTFTNPSLEVKKVIKQIDDKVDAIVLVAHMGLDNENNIEATGVTDIANDNPEIDAIVAGHMHTRIDKATVNGVIITEPDKYGRALSRIDLQFEEKNGQFTLVNKDSFTYKIKGIESDEKMEELYAPYHKRLRENANRVVAELLGVDLVPENEIKGIPQVHIQDTGISALFQEASMHYAPLANVIALQIDNDMAELDVGKIKAKDIAYNYQYAGGEITVYDMTGKELKTYMEWSAGYFNSVKEGDVTYSFNLDRRSSKYSTNDFFAGVTYTIDLTKPAGERIADLKFSDGKAITNTTPIRIGMNSYRMGHLTKTGGVLEGQVFPVLFDTEEEFGEDEGTIRNLTIRYLNEVKNGKYEGKPMSRWTLSGLDGYEKEREIIKDLVNSGKISVPTSEDGRYTNVESINVKGKVFSTKEELTTYLSKLEKELKKATKEAEKARIHRDMVIAKALN
- the tpm gene encoding thiopurine S-methyltransferase — protein: MEHEFWESKWASNVIGFHLPDTNPILTQYWSALKPQRNDTVFVPLCGKSMDLDWLAEKHNSVTGVELSKIAVRAFFAERLYTPTVTALTSTLELYEFDELTIYSGDYFTAPIEATDLIYDRAALVALPKEMRAEYVQVLRSRLKEGGRILLVTLDYDQTEMAGPPFSVPEDEVRSLFSGMTVTRLQRDEADANHPKIKKGLSRFAEEVWLIEN
- a CDS encoding sodium/dicarboxylate symporter, giving the protein MSLAVIINLIVFIGLIFFLNTQQRKEYTLSRLVLIGLIAGSLYGLGLHVIHGEGSTVIKTTLDWINIVGSGYVGLLKMVIMPLVLVSMFSAVVKLDKSGSLGKISGVTISVLLITTMISALIGIGVTQMFGLSAEGLTEGARETARVAVLESRIDRVSNLTIPQMLVSFIPTNPFADLTGARSTSIIAVVIFAILAGIAARKVSQEKEELAGPINTFVEVAQSIVMRLVKMIMALTPYGILALLTKVVATSNAADILNLLGFIVASYVAILLMFVVHGLLVSFVGVNPVDYFKKIWPVLTFAFSSRSSAATIPLNVEAQITKLRVPPAIANLSATFGATIGQNGCAGIYPAMLAVMVAPTMGILIDAHFILSLVAIITVSSFGIAGVGGGATFAALIVLPAMGLPVTIAALLISIEPLIDMARTALNVSGAMTAGTITSRVLGEQSTDEQVEKAQA